A single Anopheles funestus chromosome 2RL, idAnoFuneDA-416_04, whole genome shotgun sequence DNA region contains:
- the LOC125765565 gene encoding insulin-like growth factor-binding protein complex acid labile subunit, with product MLDKTALRRCLRWTLLRALLFATVLSTVLPWPISALPYGNAGIELDEEHDAISLTACYVEDLRNIREHNQNPLVIEINHCYLQELPNAIFIRFNDLKTLEICDSRVNNLQDFALNGLRNIESLNLSRNNLTTIKSWSDHDLDTLQVLDLRRNLIRSIDEFSFHRYPALVKLNLAVNFIATIPEGSFKPITNLKNLNLGKNLLTTVAEGTLRGLNKLTHVAFHHNRIRTIHPFAFVGNSHLKVLQLQGNQLGAFEPDLFGNLPRLTFLNVSSNELETIGNLSFKNNGDLRMLDLSYNQIGHLEDYSFKGLYDLEALNISHNQLEAVSKYVLKDCTNLRDLDLSGNKLAYVGLKLSSSAPRLTRLNLSSNAISEIERDAFEDLPKLNTLDLARNQLTDDSFLWPLMNLSVLNMSQNGFRRINASLLESLALAELYENPWDCRFLVQELVHHSSTVIYGKNYLVEDTGRVLTATGIECTDERGKHRDIVVVEPPPKPTESELEFQRYKFFHEGHVDTRPIQDNFDTKSTVIWLMSGAIAVFGAFKLIQLLLRHSEHQSEKWRLAQHLEYNMPDDQDIAISKADGNGSGRTTNEYDGMK from the exons ATGCTAGATAAAACCGCACTACGAAGGTGTCTCCGTTGGACGCTACTTCGGGCACTGTTATTTGCTACCGTGCTGAGTACAGTTCTACCATGGCCTATTAGTGCACTGCCCTACGGTAATGCCGGTATCGAGCTGGACGAGGAGCATGATGCCATCTCACTGACAGCTTGCTACGTGGAGGATCTGCGCAACATTCGTGAGCACAACCAGAACCCGCTGGTGATAGAAATCAATCACTGCTACCTGCAAGAGCTGCCGAACGCAATCTTCATACGCTTCAACGATCTGAAGACATTGGAAATTTGTGACAGCCGTGTCAACAACTTGCAGGACTTTGCCCTGAACGGTCTACGAAACATCGAGTCGTTGAATTTATCGCGTAATAATCTCACCACGATCAAGTCATGGAGTGATCACGATCTGGACACACTGCAAGTGCTCGATCTTAGACGGAATCTCATCCGCTCGATCGATGAATTCTCCTTCCACCGGTATCCGGCACTGGTTAAGCTAAATCTGGCGGTTAACTTCATCGCCACCATTCCCGAGGGGAGTTTTAAACCAATCACGAACCTAAAGAATCTCAATCTAGGCAAAAATTTGCTAACCACTGTTGCTGAAGGTACACTCCGTGGGCTCAACAAACTGACGCACGTAGCGTTTCACCATAATCGCATTCGGACGATACATCCGTTTGCATTCGTCGGCAACAGTCACCTAAAAGTGTTGCAACTACAGGGTAATCAACTAGGAGCATTTGAACCGGACCTGTTCGGGAATCTCCCACGTCTCACCTTTCTGAACGTCAGCAGTAACGAACTTGAGACCATCGGTAATTTAAGCTTTAAAAATAATGGTGATCTACGAATGCTTGATCTAAGCTATAACCAGATCGGCCATCTGGAGGACTATAGTTTCAAAGGATTGTATGATCTCGAG GCGCTCAACATCAGTCACAATCAACTGGAAGCGGTGAGTAAATATGTGCTGAAAGATTGTACTAATCTGCGCGACCTCGATCTCTCCGGCAACAAGCTGGCCTACGTCGGTCTGAAACTATCCAGCTCAGCACCCCGACTGACGCGACTCAATCTGTCCAGCAATGCCATCAGTGAGATTGAACGAGATGCGTTCGAAGATCTGCCGAAGCTAAATACGCTCGATTTAGCACGCAATCAACTCACCGATGATAGTTTCTTATGGCCATTAATGAATCTCAGCGTACTTAACATGAGCCAGAATGGGTTCCGAAGAATCAACGCATCGTTGCTGGAAAGTCTTGCTTTAGCTGAGCTGTACGAAAACCCTTGGGATTGTCGATTTCTCGTGCAGGAACTAGTACACCACAGTAGCACTGTGATTTATGGCAAAAACTATCTCGTAGAGGATACGGGCCGTGTTCTTACAGCAACTGGTATCGAATGTACGGATGAACGGGGAAAGCATCGGGATATTGTGGTAGTGGAACCACCACCGAAACCTACCGAAAGCGAACTG GAGTTTCAACGGTACAAGTTCTTCCACGAAGGCCACGTTGACACACGTCCCATTCAGGATAACTTTGACACAAAATCCACCGTCATTTGGTTGATGTCTGGTGCGATCGCCGTGTTTGGTGCGTTCAAGCTGATACAATTGTTGCTGCGACACTCGGAACATCAGAGTGAAAAGTGGCGTCTAGCTCAGCAT CTCGAGTACAACATGCCGGACGATCAGGATATCGCCATCAGCAAAGCGGATGGAAACGGAAGTGGCCGGACGACAAATGAGTACgatggaatgaaataa
- the LOC125765558 gene encoding very long-chain-fatty-acid--CoA ligase bubblegum, whose product MPGEENGKVPSVTGPTGRILPADSYTSTDPTVPVKLRIAKEGLASLDPLSVPDLMNRTVRDHPNHPAMVFQNAQKQWQTVTYSEYRTRVHHMAKVFIKLGLEPHHTVAVLAFNSPEWFVSELSAIHAGGIITGVYTTNSAESVQHVLESSRAQIVVVDDAKQMEKICSIRQNLPNLKTVIQTMPPYAPYVKREDGYYRWSELEEMNVDDVEEEFNNRLANIAINQCCCLVYTSGTVGNPKGVMLSHDNFTWDSYAIGKRLHQIRYAEEVLVSFLPLSHVAAQMVDIFLTLQFACTVYFADKDAMKGTLLNTLQEAKPTRMLAVPRVYEKIQEKMLAIGAQSGAAKKLVAGWAKSVTLQHHLDAMEGKPTNSWQYRLVKNYILSKVKDALGFSRCVTLATAAAPMDRETKKYFMSLDLPINEAFGMSETSGAHSLTAPDSYNFDTIGKPLGGCETKIDKPDEKGHGEICMRGRHILMGYIGEEGKTHEAVDEDGWLHSGDVGYVDESGFMYITGRIKELIITAGGENIPPVHVENLVKNELPYVSNAFLVGDKRKFLTMLITLKTQMNLDTGAPKDELTPETIIALKELGVEYSKLSEIHAAGPCPKVLKAIQEGIDRANAKAISNAQKIQKFALLKADFSVPGGELGPTLKIKRNVVVDKNTVVIEKFYS is encoded by the exons ATGCCTGGAGAAGAGAATGGTAAGGTTCCGTCGGTGACGGGACCAACTGGTCGCATCCTACCCGCCGATAGCTATACCTCAACCGATCCAACCGTACCGGTAAAGCTACGCATTGCCAAGGAAGGTTTAGCTTCGCTCGATCCACTCTCCGTCCCGGACCTGATGAACCGAACTGTGCGCGACCACCCGAACCATCCGGCGATGGTGTTCCAAAATGCCCAAAAACAGTGGCAAACGGTCACTTACAGCGAGTATCGCACCCGTGTCCATCATATGGCGAAGGTGTTCATCAAACTCGGCCTCGAACCGCATCATACAGTGGCTGTGCTGGCGTTCAATAGTCCGGAATGGTTCGTTTCCGAGCTTTCGGCGATTCATGCAGG TGGCATTATTACCGGCGTATACACAACTAACTCGGCCGAATCGGTTCAACATGTGCTGGAAAGCTCCCGTGCCCAGATCGTGGTGGTGGACGATGCGAAGCAAATGGAGAAAATCTGTTCTATTCGTCAGAACCTGCCGAACCTGAAAACAGTCATTCAAACGATGCCACCGTACGCACCGTACGTCAAGCGGGAGGATGGCTACTATCGC TGGTCGGAATTGGAAGAAATGAACGTAGACGATGTGGAGGAAGAATTTAACAATCGTCTCGCGAACATAGCCATCAATCAATGTTGCTGCCTGGTTTATACG TCTGGTACGGTCGGTAATCCAAAGGGCGTTATGCTGAGCCACGACAACTTTACGTGGGACTCGTACGCGATTGGCAAGCGGCTCCATCAAATTCGTTACGCCGAGGAGGTGCTCGTATCCTTCCTACCCCTAAGCCACGTTGCCGCCCAGATGGTAGACATCTTCCTAACGCTGCAGTTCGCCTGCACCGTGTACTTTGCCGATAAGGATGCAATGAAGGGTACGCTACTGAACACGCTGCAGGAAGCAAAACCGACCCGTATGCTAGCGGTACCCCGGGTGTACGAGAAGATCCAGGAAAAGATGCTCGCGATCGGAGCCCAGAGTGGTGCGGCCAAGAAGTTGGTGGCTGGTTGGGCAAAGAGCGTAACGCTGCAGCATCATCTGGACGCGATGGAAGG aaAACCAACAAACTCGTGGCAATATCGTCTGGTGAAGAACTACATCCTGTCGAAGGTGAAAGACGCGCTGGGATTCAGTCGTTGCGTAACGTTGGCAACAGCGGCCGCCCCTATGGACCGTGAAACGAAAAAGTACTTTATGAGTCTCGATTTACCGATCAACGAGGCTTTCGGTATGTCAGAAACGTCCGGTGCACATTCGTTGACTGCTCCGGATAGCTATAACTTCGATACGATCGGTAAACCACTCGGTGGTTGCGAGACGAAAATTGATAAACCGGACGAGAAAGGACATGGTGAAATTTGCATGCGGGGCCGCCACATACTGATGGGATACATAggagaggaaggaaaaactcaCGAAGCCGTGGACGAGGACGGATGGTTACATTCGGGCGATGTAGGATATGTTGATGAGTCCGGTTTCATGTACATTACGGGACGCATCAAG GAACTTATTATCACCGCAGGCGGTGAAAACATCCCGCCAGTGCACGTGGAGAATCTCGTCAAGAATGAGCTACCGTACGTGAGCAATGCGTTCCTCGTGGGTGATAAGCGTAAATTCCTTACGATGTTGATAACGctcaaaacgcaaatgaaCCTCGATACCGGTGCACCAAAGGATGAACTAACGCCGGAGACGATCATCGCACTGAAGGAACTAGGCGTCGAGTATAGCAAACTGAGCGAAATTCATGCAGCTGGTCCCTGTCCGAAG GTTTTGAAAGCCATCCAGGAAGGTATCGATCGGGCAAATGCGAAAGCCATCTCGAACGCGCAAAAGATTCAAAAGTTTGCCCTACTAAAGGCCGACTTTTCTGTGCCCGGTGGTGAGCTGG GCCCTACGCTGAAGATCAAACGTAACGTCGTGGTGGATAAGAACACGGTCGTTATTGAAAAGTTCTACTCCTAG
- the LOC125765608 gene encoding uncharacterized protein LOC125765608, with protein MGPTNFKCLGITNTITSYTTLDLLVPLSPWEQGRELREGTSQRSTDYMYFFRRASPSLLPKKIVRFSLTTHPDCATLTGRAEPVSTSYNTSQRQPACSTSLPSHTTTTLNTSSTSIKLNPGKAEIIERIYVNDSRTNNKFLIDTGAEISVIPPSYKDRMNPMPARKLFAANGSSIEIFRFRY; from the exons ATGGGGCCAACGAACTTCAAGTGCCTCGGGATCACGAACACCATCACGAGCTACACGACGCTGGATCTGTTGGTTCCACTATCGCCATGGGAACAAGGCAGAGAATTGCGAGAAGGAACATCCCAGCGATCCACAGActacatgtatttttttcgacGAGCATCTCCCAGTTTACTCccgaaaaaaatagtgcgtTTCTCTCTCACCACACATCCCGATTGCGCAACTCTCACCGGCAGAGCCGAACCAGTCAGCACCAGCTATAACACATCCCAACGACAACCTGCGTGCAGCACCAGCTTACCATCACACACGACCACAACACTAAACACGTCTAGCACCAGCATCAAGCTGAACCCCGGTAAAGCAGAAATCATCGAGCGAATATACGTGAACGACAGCAGAACCAACAACAAGTTCCTGATCGACACCGGCGCGGAGATTTCGGTTATACCACCGTCATACAAGGACAGAATGAACCCGATGCCAGCCAGGAAACTTTTCGCCGCGAATGGTAGTTCAATCG AAATCTTTCGTTTTAGATATTAG